A stretch of Desulfitobacterium dichloroeliminans LMG P-21439 DNA encodes these proteins:
- the murI gene encoding glutamate racemase: MKQHVIGMFDSGVGGLTVMKEILAQLPELQIIYFGDTARVPYGNRSREELISFGEEIISFLIDQGAEAIVIACNTSSANALPVLKEQFNLPLIGTIEPGARAAVRATKNGKIGLIATEATVRSKAYTSAVKRVLTKGVFPEKDELRKGWQMEKAVIEVVRAQACPLFVPLVEAGLSHSPEAKGIARTYLAPIQEAEVDTLILGCTHYPFLASVIREIMEDRITLVDPAQAMVEELKEVLLQLELDNEKSFDGHRFFVSGDPALFEQVGNTLLPGQIHDVKQVSWDV; the protein is encoded by the coding sequence ATGAAACAGCATGTGATTGGGATGTTTGATTCGGGCGTGGGCGGATTGACGGTCATGAAGGAAATCTTAGCGCAGCTTCCGGAACTTCAAATTATTTACTTTGGTGATACGGCTCGGGTTCCTTATGGGAATCGGAGTCGGGAAGAGTTGATCAGTTTTGGTGAAGAGATTATATCCTTTTTAATCGATCAGGGTGCTGAGGCGATTGTAATTGCTTGTAATACCAGCTCAGCCAATGCACTTCCTGTATTGAAGGAGCAATTTAACCTGCCTTTGATCGGGACCATCGAGCCGGGAGCGAGAGCAGCAGTACGGGCAACAAAAAACGGTAAAATTGGCCTGATTGCCACCGAGGCGACAGTTCGCAGTAAAGCCTATACTTCGGCGGTGAAACGAGTTTTAACAAAGGGAGTTTTTCCGGAAAAGGATGAGCTACGTAAGGGGTGGCAGATGGAGAAGGCAGTGATTGAAGTGGTGCGAGCCCAGGCTTGTCCGCTGTTTGTTCCTTTAGTGGAAGCGGGCCTCTCTCACTCGCCGGAGGCAAAGGGGATTGCTCGTACTTATTTAGCTCCGATTCAAGAGGCGGAGGTGGATACTCTCATCCTGGGCTGCACCCATTATCCGTTTCTAGCTTCGGTTATCCGAGAAATAATGGAAGATAGGATTACTTTAGTGGACCCTGCCCAAGCGATGGTTGAAGAATTGAAAGAGGTACTTCTGCAGCTAGAGCTTGATAATGAAAAGAGTTTTGATGGGCATCGATTCTTTGTTAGTGGGGATCCGGCACTGTTTGAGCAGGTGGGTAATACCTTGCTTCCTGGGCAGATTCATGATGTGAAGCAAGTCAGTTGGGACGTTTAA
- a CDS encoding FadR/GntR family transcriptional regulator, whose translation MFEPVKTHGNLSEEIVKQVVQSISNGELKPGDKLPSEREMCNVFSVSRTVVRDALKTLSGLGMVTIRHGLGAYVNEVDEDASRLASLLQISLGTFEEIFQVREILEGYAALWCTQNATDKDIEELGKIVKRGKELGPASDGKLTLLDAEFHLKVAEASGNKVLKRLMINILDLTGEIRDSSFKIPGRQYLSVLEHEAIYESIKQRDPDLAFQNMIKHIETVEKDIHSSAHGEGAGSEGGCENESGVCLSGD comes from the coding sequence TTGTTTGAACCAGTTAAAACACATGGTAATCTATCCGAGGAAATTGTGAAACAAGTAGTACAAAGTATAAGTAATGGTGAACTTAAGCCAGGCGATAAGTTGCCTTCCGAACGCGAAATGTGTAATGTGTTTTCAGTGAGCAGAACAGTGGTTCGCGATGCGTTGAAGACTCTGTCAGGACTGGGTATGGTTACGATTCGCCATGGTCTAGGGGCTTATGTTAATGAAGTGGATGAAGATGCATCGAGATTAGCATCATTGCTCCAGATATCCCTAGGTACCTTTGAAGAAATATTTCAGGTTCGAGAAATATTAGAAGGGTATGCGGCATTATGGTGTACTCAAAATGCTACTGATAAGGATATCGAAGAGCTCGGGAAGATCGTCAAGAGGGGTAAAGAGCTGGGCCCCGCGAGTGATGGTAAACTTACTTTACTTGATGCGGAATTCCATCTTAAGGTTGCTGAAGCATCGGGTAATAAAGTCCTCAAGCGGCTGATGATTAACATCTTGGATTTAACCGGAGAAATCAGAGACAGTAGCTTTAAAATTCCCGGACGTCAATATCTATCTGTTTTAGAGCATGAAGCGATTTATGAGTCGATTAAACAGCGTGATCCCGATTTGGCGTTTCAGAACATGATAAAACACATAGAAACCGTGGAAAAAGATATCCATTCGAGCGCCCATGGGGAGGGGGCTGGATCAGAGGGAGGTTGCGAGAATGAGTCAGGTGTTTGCTTGTCAGGTGATTGA
- a CDS encoding HD-GYP domain-containing protein, whose product MISCKINEYIGWIEQKNPLTSCHCSKSAEYAVLLGRSLTLTNDELAILSIAAPLHDLGKIRVPDEILIKPTSLTAEEFKVIKRHPLWGAEIIFDRADGNLEWLYVAEVILNHHERFDGFGYPAGINGREIPFLSQIISLADAYDAMISNRPYRSAMSKEQALSIIEAERGKQFHPKLAEEFIRLIA is encoded by the coding sequence ATGATAAGTTGCAAGATCAATGAGTATATTGGATGGATTGAGCAGAAGAACCCTTTGACTAGCTGTCACTGTAGCAAATCAGCTGAGTATGCGGTACTTCTTGGTAGAAGCCTAACATTAACCAACGATGAGTTGGCGATTTTAAGTATTGCAGCACCCTTGCATGATTTGGGGAAGATTAGAGTGCCGGATGAGATTCTGATTAAGCCTACTTCCTTAACAGCTGAGGAGTTTAAGGTGATAAAGCGTCACCCTCTTTGGGGAGCAGAGATAATCTTCGATCGAGCAGACGGAAATCTTGAATGGCTCTACGTGGCGGAGGTTATCCTTAATCATCATGAACGTTTTGATGGGTTTGGATATCCAGCAGGCATCAATGGCAGGGAGATTCCATTTCTCTCTCAGATCATTTCTTTGGCCGATGCCTACGATGCAATGATATCGAATCGACCCTACCGTAGTGCCATGTCTAAGGAACAGGCTTTAAGCATCATTGAGGCTGAGCGCGGTAAGCAGTTCCACCCCAAATTGGCTGAAGAGTTTATCCGGCTCATTGCTTAA
- a CDS encoding 2-hydroxyacyl-CoA dehydratase family protein produces the protein MSKIGLTTTVPVEVIYAAGDTPVDLNNIFISDPVEAMRRIEEAELAGYPRSVCGWIKGLYATALQNPEIKKIVAVTQGDCSNTHALMETWSEHGIGIIPFAFPYDRDRDMLVLQLEKLITALGTSWDKVLEQKRRLDEVRKLAWEIDRLTWEENKVSGFENHLCLVSCSDFNGNPEGFAQEMEQFIAEAKGREPLSSKFKGRRKRELRIGFMGVPPIMPDLYNFLEDHGARVVFNEVQRQFSMPFATEDIVEQYQLYTYPYNVFGRIEDVAREAERRELDGIIHYTQSFCYRQIEDLIVRKRLEYPIMNLEGENPTGIDARSKMRLESFIQMLRE, from the coding sequence ATGAGTAAAATTGGTTTAACGACAACGGTGCCTGTTGAGGTCATTTATGCGGCTGGGGATACCCCGGTGGATCTAAATAATATATTTATTTCGGATCCTGTAGAAGCCATGCGCCGGATTGAAGAAGCGGAGCTAGCGGGGTATCCGCGGAGTGTTTGTGGGTGGATTAAGGGTTTGTATGCTACGGCTTTACAGAATCCGGAGATTAAGAAGATTGTGGCTGTAACCCAAGGGGATTGTAGCAATACCCATGCTTTGATGGAGACTTGGTCAGAGCATGGCATCGGGATTATTCCTTTTGCTTTTCCCTATGATCGAGATCGGGACATGCTTGTGCTGCAACTGGAGAAGTTGATTACAGCCTTAGGAACCTCATGGGATAAAGTGCTGGAGCAAAAGCGGCGCTTGGACGAGGTCCGTAAGCTTGCTTGGGAAATTGACCGACTTACTTGGGAGGAGAATAAGGTCAGTGGTTTTGAAAATCACCTTTGCTTGGTCTCTTGTTCCGATTTTAACGGAAATCCGGAAGGCTTTGCTCAGGAAATGGAGCAATTCATTGCGGAGGCTAAGGGGCGGGAGCCTCTGAGTAGCAAGTTTAAAGGGCGTAGGAAAAGAGAACTGCGGATTGGCTTTATGGGTGTTCCGCCCATTATGCCGGATCTCTATAATTTTTTAGAGGACCATGGGGCAAGGGTTGTTTTTAATGAAGTGCAAAGGCAATTTAGTATGCCTTTTGCGACGGAAGATATTGTGGAGCAATACCAACTTTATACCTACCCCTATAATGTTTTTGGACGAATTGAGGATGTGGCTCGGGAAGCGGAAAGAAGAGAATTGGATGGCATCATCCACTACACTCAGAGCTTCTGTTATCGCCAGATTGAAGATTTGATCGTGCGCAAACGACTCGAATATCCTATTATGAATCTTGAGGGTGAGAATCCCACAGGTATAGATGCCCGGAGTAAAATGAGGTTGGAGTCTTTCATTCAGATGCTGCGTGAGTAG
- a CDS encoding UxaA family hydrolase: METKILGYRRDNGRIGIRNHVLILPVDDLSNAACEAVANNIAGTLALPHPYGRIQFGADLELHFKTIIGAGRNPNVAAVVVIGIEQNWAKRVADGIAETGKPVSYFGIEGYGDLKTIEMASRKAHEYVKYATSLEKVECELKDLVVSFKCGESDTTSGLAGNPVAGVVGDRLVEMGGTVIFGETPETTGGEHILAKHFATPELGQEFLRVHKEYMDMIESKGADLLGTQPTQGNIAGGLTTIEEKAMGNIQKAGKSPIIGLLEMAEEPTKPGRYFMNTSAAAAECITLMMAAGATLHIFITGQGNIVGNPIEPVIKMSANPKTCEFMVEHIDVDISGVLSRELTLDQAADKVMECAVQTSRGCLTDAEVLNHKEFVLTRLYPSA, translated from the coding sequence ATGGAAACTAAGATTTTAGGCTATCGCCGCGACAATGGACGTATCGGAATACGTAACCATGTTCTTATTCTTCCCGTCGATGATTTATCCAATGCAGCTTGTGAGGCAGTTGCCAATAATATTGCTGGAACGTTAGCACTTCCTCATCCCTATGGACGTATTCAATTCGGAGCAGACCTTGAGCTGCATTTCAAAACGATCATTGGAGCAGGACGTAATCCCAACGTAGCGGCTGTCGTGGTCATTGGTATTGAGCAAAACTGGGCAAAACGAGTTGCTGATGGCATTGCCGAGACCGGCAAACCGGTATCTTATTTCGGTATCGAAGGTTATGGTGACCTGAAAACTATCGAAATGGCTTCCAGAAAAGCGCATGAATATGTAAAATATGCTACCTCCTTAGAAAAAGTCGAGTGCGAATTAAAAGATCTTGTAGTGAGCTTCAAATGCGGTGAATCCGATACGACTTCTGGACTCGCTGGAAACCCAGTCGCAGGTGTCGTCGGTGACCGTCTGGTGGAAATGGGCGGAACGGTTATCTTTGGGGAAACCCCTGAAACAACGGGTGGGGAGCATATTCTTGCTAAACACTTTGCTACGCCTGAACTTGGTCAAGAGTTTTTAAGAGTCCATAAAGAATATATGGATATGATTGAATCCAAGGGAGCCGATCTTTTGGGCACCCAACCCACCCAAGGCAATATTGCCGGTGGTTTAACAACGATTGAAGAGAAGGCCATGGGTAATATCCAAAAGGCGGGTAAGAGCCCTATTATTGGTCTGTTGGAAATGGCTGAAGAACCTACGAAACCAGGACGCTATTTCATGAATACCTCAGCAGCAGCAGCTGAATGTATCACACTAATGATGGCTGCAGGAGCAACCCTCCATATTTTCATCACAGGTCAAGGTAATATCGTTGGTAATCCGATTGAGCCTGTAATTAAAATGTCTGCAAATCCGAAGACTTGTGAATTTATGGTTGAGCATATCGATGTGGACATCAGTGGTGTACTTAGTAGAGAACTGACTCTCGATCAGGCAGCTGATAAAGTGATGGAATGTGCAGTACAAACTTCACGTGGTTGTCTAACCGATGCTGAAGTGCTCAATCATAAGGAATTTGTTCTGACTCGTCTCTATCCCAGCGCTTAA
- a CDS encoding tripartite tricarboxylate transporter TctB family protein → MTKSRTDIIAGLACLVVVLMFFVQGKNLSPDANLYPQVLEVCIALIGVFLLARGVVTAKASEQVAEVDFDKVKGVVIVIASIIYVAAIYFIGFYVSTFFFLALCSWYLSKKGLNLRAIGISAGFALFLTVMLYLLFTVLLKVPTPEGILF, encoded by the coding sequence ATGACTAAAAGTAGGACAGATATTATAGCTGGTTTAGCATGTTTGGTTGTAGTACTAATGTTTTTTGTTCAAGGCAAGAATTTGAGTCCGGATGCTAACCTTTATCCCCAAGTGCTAGAAGTCTGTATTGCCCTGATTGGAGTATTTTTACTTGCTCGCGGAGTCGTAACTGCCAAAGCTTCTGAACAAGTTGCTGAAGTGGATTTTGATAAGGTTAAGGGCGTTGTTATTGTTATCGCATCGATTATTTATGTAGCAGCTATTTACTTTATTGGGTTTTATGTATCAACGTTTTTCTTCCTTGCTCTCTGTTCCTGGTATTTAAGTAAAAAGGGTCTAAACCTTAGAGCTATCGGTATATCAGCTGGGTTTGCTTTGTTCCTAACAGTAATGTTGTATCTTTTATTTACAGTACTTCTTAAAGTGCCAACCCCTGAAGGTATATTATTCTAG
- a CDS encoding MarR family winged helix-turn-helix transcriptional regulator codes for MEINEELSRELEEDIRRSNTVISRRGQALLAEMGISNPQFNTLLALYEFGPLTMGDLGKHLFTACSTATDLADRLERFGLVERKRDARDRRIVRMHLLAKGRKTVEVVMNERYRFLKEVLTEYTSEEHETMLESLKRLIERVERIDKANPVELENVKI; via the coding sequence ATGGAAATCAATGAAGAGTTGAGTAGAGAATTAGAAGAGGATATTCGTCGCTCAAATACTGTAATCTCTCGCAGAGGACAAGCTCTGCTTGCCGAAATGGGAATTTCAAATCCTCAGTTTAATACCTTATTAGCCTTGTATGAGTTTGGACCACTGACTATGGGTGATTTAGGGAAACATCTTTTTACTGCTTGCAGCACGGCCACTGATTTAGCCGATCGCTTAGAACGGTTTGGGTTAGTGGAGAGGAAGCGTGATGCTAGGGATCGACGGATTGTCAGGATGCATCTGCTTGCTAAAGGGAGGAAAACTGTAGAGGTCGTCATGAATGAACGCTATCGCTTTTTAAAAGAGGTGCTGACCGAATATACCTCTGAAGAGCATGAAACGATGTTGGAAAGTCTGAAACGCTTAATAGAGCGAGTCGAGCGTATCGATAAGGCAAATCCGGTTGAATTGGAGAACGTGAAAATATAA
- a CDS encoding UxaA family hydrolase, producing the protein MSSHKFLLHEAQDDVGVAVADIKAGEEVMGVDIHSGKEFHVKSNEDIQLGHKIALKGKKKGETLIKYGENVGKVTEDIKVGDWVHTHNLKTARWDYGN; encoded by the coding sequence ATGAGTAGCCATAAGTTCTTATTACATGAAGCTCAAGATGATGTTGGTGTCGCTGTTGCTGATATTAAAGCCGGCGAGGAAGTCATGGGTGTGGACATTCATAGCGGAAAAGAATTCCATGTTAAATCGAACGAAGATATTCAATTGGGACACAAAATTGCTCTAAAAGGCAAGAAGAAGGGTGAGACCCTAATAAAATATGGTGAGAATGTAGGTAAAGTCACCGAAGATATTAAGGTAGGGGACTGGGTCCATACACATAACTTAAAGACTGCGAGGTGGGACTATGGAAACTAA
- a CDS encoding tripartite tricarboxylate transporter permease: MLEYLLPSLVNIFSPFNLFLLIAGIGGGIIIGALPGLTATMGVALMVPVTFAMDPISGLIMLGGIYQGAIYGGSNSAILINTPGTPSSVATTFDGWPMTQNGKAPEALNTALVGSAFGGIIGAIFLLLLAGPLARFSLMFGAAEFFWLCIFGLSTIAAMSQNNVAKGLVAAALGMLIATIGLDPVIGAPRFTFGNYTLVQGIEVIPAMIGLFSFSQVIRLVGSSNENIASYTQEKGVIFRVLRYTFSKCKANLLRSSLIGTIIGILPGAGGEIASIISYNEGKRWDKNCSKYGKGCMEGVISSETANNAVIGGSLIPMLTLGIPGSAVAAIIMGALLAHGIVPGFKIFETNGELAYTFINSLIIGNVIMVIIGAILIKGIAKILNIPTPYIGVAIVALAAIGSYAIRNSMLDVIVMLVFGLIGYFGDRVGLDVGTMALGIILGPIVEDNFTKAIALGTADGSVFGGFFGSAISVILIILTLASIFSPYVVSKRLAKKEANQND; the protein is encoded by the coding sequence ATGTTAGAATATTTGCTGCCAAGCCTCGTTAATATTTTTTCTCCTTTTAACTTATTCCTTTTGATAGCGGGCATTGGCGGGGGTATTATTATTGGTGCACTGCCAGGCTTGACAGCAACTATGGGAGTCGCCCTGATGGTCCCTGTCACATTTGCAATGGATCCGATAAGTGGCTTAATAATGCTAGGTGGTATATATCAAGGTGCAATTTATGGCGGTTCAAACTCAGCGATTCTGATTAATACTCCGGGAACTCCTTCTTCCGTTGCGACTACCTTTGACGGATGGCCAATGACTCAAAATGGTAAGGCTCCAGAGGCATTAAACACAGCATTAGTGGGATCAGCTTTTGGAGGGATTATCGGTGCGATATTTCTCTTGCTGCTCGCTGGACCCTTGGCTAGATTTTCGCTAATGTTCGGGGCTGCAGAATTCTTTTGGCTATGTATATTCGGCTTGAGTACAATTGCAGCTATGTCACAAAACAACGTTGCCAAAGGGCTCGTTGCAGCTGCTTTGGGCATGTTAATTGCAACAATAGGCTTAGATCCGGTTATAGGAGCCCCGCGCTTTACTTTTGGAAATTACACTCTTGTTCAAGGAATTGAAGTCATTCCGGCGATGATTGGTTTGTTTTCTTTTTCCCAGGTAATTAGACTCGTGGGTAGTAGTAATGAAAATATTGCTTCTTATACTCAAGAAAAAGGCGTTATATTCCGAGTTTTGCGCTATACTTTTTCAAAATGTAAGGCTAACCTCCTGCGGTCATCTTTAATTGGTACAATTATTGGTATCCTACCTGGGGCTGGTGGAGAAATTGCTTCAATTATTTCCTATAATGAAGGGAAACGTTGGGATAAAAACTGTAGCAAGTACGGGAAAGGTTGCATGGAAGGCGTTATATCGAGTGAAACGGCAAATAATGCAGTAATTGGAGGTAGCTTAATTCCTATGTTGACACTGGGGATTCCCGGTAGTGCTGTAGCAGCTATCATTATGGGTGCCTTGTTAGCTCACGGAATTGTGCCCGGATTTAAGATATTTGAAACGAATGGTGAATTAGCTTATACATTTATCAATTCTCTTATTATCGGTAATGTTATTATGGTGATTATTGGTGCAATCCTGATTAAGGGGATTGCGAAAATTCTTAATATCCCTACTCCTTATATTGGCGTGGCAATCGTCGCATTAGCTGCTATTGGCTCATATGCAATCAGGAATAGCATGCTTGATGTTATTGTAATGCTCGTTTTTGGTCTCATTGGATATTTTGGCGATCGAGTTGGCCTTGATGTAGGAACGATGGCGTTAGGTATCATTCTTGGACCTATTGTTGAAGATAATTTCACTAAGGCTATCGCGTTGGGAACAGCAGATGGCTCTGTATTCGGTGGCTTCTTTGGAAGTGCAATCTCCGTCATTTTGATTATTTTAACCTTGGCCTCTATATTTTCACCATATGTGGTTAGTAAACGGCTTGCGAAAAAGGAGGCGAATCAAAATGACTAA
- a CDS encoding tripartite tricarboxylate transporter substrate binding protein — MKKNKIFLTLAATLIMVSLVLTGCSKSSSSGDAPKYPSKPVNMVIAFSAGGSSDVQARLMQKYWNQYVPEQPWVFEYKTGAGGAIGFGEIARSTPDGYTIGGVNVPHMVLQPMGQGAQFKIEDFDYICQVVNDPQVIAVKKDSQFKSVQEVIDYAKANPGKLKVGIVGTFTGHHLMLLELQEKTGIEPAQIVYKGAADQNAALLGGELDIMIGNVNDVMRSLDMINVLGIAAEKEHEFLPGVKTLKDQGIDVVSDIRRGFVAPKGIDAGSLQFLRDTFKKINENPEYIADMKKAGQPMEYMSGEEFEKFVFGQNTKAENLLKKFGLI, encoded by the coding sequence ATGAAAAAAAATAAAATTTTTCTAACACTTGCTGCTACACTAATAATGGTATCGTTAGTGCTTACTGGGTGTAGCAAATCGTCGAGCTCCGGTGATGCTCCAAAGTATCCTAGCAAACCTGTTAATATGGTAATAGCTTTTAGTGCTGGTGGTTCTAGTGATGTTCAAGCACGTCTTATGCAAAAGTATTGGAATCAGTATGTCCCTGAACAACCTTGGGTATTTGAATATAAAACAGGTGCAGGTGGAGCTATCGGTTTTGGAGAAATAGCACGATCTACTCCAGATGGATACACGATAGGCGGGGTTAACGTACCTCACATGGTACTTCAGCCGATGGGTCAAGGAGCTCAGTTTAAAATTGAAGATTTTGATTATATTTGTCAGGTAGTTAATGACCCGCAAGTAATCGCAGTTAAAAAAGATAGTCAATTTAAGTCAGTTCAAGAAGTTATAGACTATGCAAAGGCGAATCCTGGGAAATTAAAGGTGGGTATTGTGGGGACGTTTACCGGCCATCATTTAATGCTCCTCGAACTTCAGGAAAAGACTGGCATAGAACCTGCCCAAATTGTCTATAAGGGTGCCGCTGATCAGAATGCTGCTCTTTTAGGTGGCGAACTTGATATTATGATCGGTAATGTAAATGATGTAATGCGCAGCTTGGATATGATAAATGTTCTCGGAATCGCAGCCGAGAAAGAGCATGAATTCTTACCAGGCGTTAAGACCCTAAAAGACCAGGGAATTGATGTTGTATCTGATATTCGTCGTGGTTTCGTTGCTCCTAAAGGGATAGATGCTGGATCGCTTCAGTTTTTACGCGATACATTCAAGAAGATCAATGAGAACCCAGAATATATTGCGGATATGAAGAAGGCTGGACAGCCAATGGAATATATGTCAGGTGAAGAATTTGAAAAATTTGTTTTCGGCCAAAATACAAAAGCTGAGAACCTACTCAAGAAGTTTGGGTTAATTTAA
- a CDS encoding pyridoxamine 5'-phosphate oxidase family protein produces the protein MRRADREITSFNEIITVMKACEVCHVAFLDEEYPYVVPMNFGMHVEGSDVILYFHGSNVGKKHDLIKKNNKVAFVMECTHGIVIGKQVGACECTMEFESIMGTGVIDYLGDDQKVEALYTLLKHYNVCEDPNYHFQEKVVPNTSLLRLKVTHLTGKKRNVAQQRV, from the coding sequence ATGAGAAGAGCAGATCGAGAAATAACAAGTTTTAACGAAATCATCACGGTCATGAAGGCGTGTGAGGTTTGCCATGTAGCCTTTTTGGATGAGGAATATCCATATGTGGTTCCGATGAACTTTGGTATGCATGTCGAAGGCTCTGATGTCATTCTGTATTTTCACGGTTCTAACGTAGGTAAAAAGCACGACTTGATAAAGAAGAATAATAAAGTCGCTTTTGTAATGGAATGTACCCATGGGATTGTGATTGGTAAACAAGTGGGTGCTTGTGAGTGTACTATGGAGTTTGAAAGCATAATGGGGACGGGTGTGATAGATTATTTGGGTGATGATCAAAAGGTTGAGGCATTGTACACATTGCTTAAACACTATAATGTGTGTGAAGACCCAAACTACCATTTTCAGGAGAAAGTTGTACCGAATACGTCCCTGCTTAGATTAAAAGTTACACATTTGACAGGGAAGAAAAGAAATGTTGCCCAGCAGCGCGTTTGA
- a CDS encoding Ldh family oxidoreductase — translation MSQVFACQVIDDFCKRLLEASGVPVADAEIVSSIMVDTSLEGVDTHGISRLPVYLKCLLNGRINPKPNIGKNINAAVASVDGDNGLGQLVAYRAMNIAIDLAKMYGIGFVTAKNSNHFGAASTYCKMATEHQMIGQAYTNSPSAIPPWGGRTAYFGTNPISYGFPNSDHPIVIDMSSSIVARGNIILAAKENKPIPEGWAIDKYGNPTTNARDALDGAVLPVGGAKGYALALAGEVMSGIISGSAYGTHVGWIYDERSDSVNIGHSFMAMDISKLLPVEEYTQRLGNMICEIKEIPRADGIHEIRIPGERRQVTAEKRKNEGIPITDGLLQELNALAENLGIPTLNEPLGCQSY, via the coding sequence ATGAGTCAGGTGTTTGCTTGTCAGGTGATTGATGATTTTTGTAAACGTCTGTTAGAAGCAAGTGGCGTGCCGGTAGCTGATGCTGAAATCGTTTCATCCATAATGGTGGATACGAGCCTAGAGGGAGTTGATACCCATGGGATTAGCCGCTTACCAGTTTATCTGAAGTGTTTATTAAATGGACGCATCAACCCCAAACCTAATATTGGAAAAAATATCAATGCTGCTGTAGCTAGCGTGGACGGAGATAACGGGCTTGGTCAATTAGTTGCATATCGGGCAATGAATATTGCCATCGATTTAGCAAAGATGTATGGTATTGGTTTTGTTACTGCTAAGAACAGTAATCATTTTGGCGCGGCTTCTACCTATTGCAAAATGGCAACAGAGCATCAAATGATCGGGCAGGCTTATACGAATTCGCCTAGTGCTATTCCTCCTTGGGGAGGTAGAACTGCATACTTTGGAACCAATCCAATATCTTACGGATTCCCAAATTCTGATCATCCTATTGTTATTGATATGTCTTCATCAATAGTTGCGCGTGGTAATATTATCTTAGCAGCAAAGGAGAATAAGCCTATTCCAGAGGGCTGGGCTATTGATAAATATGGAAACCCCACAACGAATGCTAGGGATGCTCTCGATGGTGCGGTATTGCCTGTTGGCGGAGCGAAGGGTTATGCATTGGCTTTGGCAGGCGAGGTGATGTCGGGAATTATCAGTGGTTCTGCATATGGGACTCATGTGGGATGGATATATGATGAGAGAAGTGATTCTGTAAATATTGGACATAGTTTTATGGCAATGGATATTTCAAAGCTTTTGCCCGTTGAGGAATATACCCAAAGATTGGGAAACATGATTTGTGAAATTAAGGAAATTCCGAGGGCGGATGGTATTCATGAGATCAGAATTCCCGGCGAGAGGCGACAAGTGACCGCAGAGAAACGGAAGAATGAGGGAATACCGATTACTGATGGATTGTTGCAGGAATTAAATGCGTTAGCTGAAAATCTAGGCATCCCGACACTAAACGAACCTCTAGGTTGCCAATCTTATTAA